CGACGACCAATCCCGAGGGCTTGTGCGTGAGGCGCACGGCGGAGTCGGTGGTGTTGACGCCCTGGCCTCCGGGTCCGGAGGCGCGGAAGACGTCGGTCTGGATATCGCTCTCGTTCACCTGGACGTCGACGTCCTCGGCCTCGGGAATCACCGCGACGGTGACCGCCGAGGTGTGGATGCGTCCCTGCTGCTCGGTCTGGGGGACGCGCTGCACGCGGTGGGTGCCGGCCTCGTATTTGAGATTGCTGTAGACGTTCTGGCCGGAAATCTGGGCGATGATTTCCTTAAAGCCTCCCAAGTCCGAAGGGCTTGAGTCCATGATTTCGACGCGCCAACCCTTGGTCTCGGCGTAACGCTGATACATGCGGAAGAGGTCGGAGGCGAAAAGCGCCGCCTCGTCGCCGCCCGTGCCGGCCCGGATTTCCAGAAAAATATTCTTTTCGTCGTTGGGGTCCTTGGGCAAAAGCAGGATCTTCAATTCCTGTTCGAGGCGGTCTTTTTCGGGTTCCAGACGGACAAGCTCCTCCTTGGCCATCTTGCGGATCTCGTCGTCCGATTCGTTGATCAGATGCTTGTTGCCGTCGATTTCTTCGAGGATCTTCTTGTAACGGCCATACGTTTCCACCAAGGAAATCAGACCGGCCCGCTCGCGGGTGAGCCTTTGATAGAGGGCGTTGTTGGAGATGACGGAGGGGTCCGTGATCCGATGGCTCAGATCCTCGAACTTGCGCTCCAGGTCATCTAATTTCGAGAACACTAGCTTCCCCTACGACCTGAAGCACTAAATGTCCAACGTCTGATGGCACCCGATAGGGTGGCCGTAGCGAGCGCTGTCCAGCGGGAAGCTGGATGAAAAGAGGGCGAACACAAGGTTCGCCCCTACGATTTTTTGGCGTAGCGCTTTTGGAACCGCTCGACGCGGCCGGCGGTGTCGACCAGTTTCTGCTTGCCGGTGTAGAACGGGTGGCAGTGCGAGCAGATCGAGATGGAAAGGTCGGTCGTCGTCGAGATCGTGTCAAAGACGTGCCCGCAGGCGCAGACGATCTTGACGGCGTGGTTCTTGGGGTGAATTTTTGCCTTCATAGAGGGGCGGATTGCTAGCAAGGCCTGTTAAGAAAGGCAAGGGGGACTTAGGCGATGCGCGTGGGCGAGTGGTCCGGAGGCGTGGGGTCGCCGGTATCGACGATGTGGTTCAGATAGGCGACCAAATGGGCGTCCCGGCTGGGGGGATGGGCATTCACTTCTCGTCCGTTGGCGCTCCGGCCGGCATTCTGCGCCGCCAGGCGGCGCTTCAGCCCCTCGGAAAGAGTCGTTCCACGAATGAAATGGTCGCCACTCTGCGACTTCGGGGCCGGTAGATCATGGCTACCGAAAGCCTCCCGGAAGGCCTGGCCGATCCGGCCTAGCCAGGACGGCGACTGACTCGTTGCGGCATTCGTTTTTGCGATATGGTTCGACATAACTCCAATGATTTCTTAAGCAAGATCAGTGCCAAACAACGTCTTTAAAACCAACAAAAATACTATTTTAAAGGCCTGATATGACTGATTATTTTTCGACTTCCGTTTATCAGCCGCGTTCAAAAGGGTTATCGGGGAGGGGACATCTGGGAGTTGTCACCCCAGTCTGGGGGGTCTCATTTCCTTAAGGCCCAGCCGGGCAAAAAGGGCCTGATCGTCGTCCCAGGCCGGATTGGGGGTGGTCAGGAGCTTCTCCCCGGCGAAGATCGAGTTCGCCCCGGCCAGGTAGGCCAGGGCCTGGGCCTCGTCCGAGAGCGAGGTCCGGCCGGCGCTCAGGCGGACCAGGGAATGGGGCATGAGGATGCGGGCGGTGGCAATCGTCCGTATAAATTCGAGGGTCTCGATCTCCGTCTCCTCCGCCAGGGGGGTCCCCTCCACGCGGACAAGCTTGTTGATGGGGACGCTCTCGGGATGGGGGTCTTGCGTCGCGAGGATCTGGAGGAGGCGGATGCGGTCTTTCCTCGATTCTCCCAAGCCGATGATGCCCCCGCAGCAGACTTGAATGCCAGCCGCTCGGACGTTTTCCAGGGTTCGCAGACGGTCGTCATAGGTCCTGGTGGTGATCACCTTACCGTAAAATTCGGGGGAGGTATCCAGGTTGTGGTTGTAGGCGGTGAGGCCGGCTTGCGAGAGTCGTTGAGCCTGATCCTGCGTGAGCATTCCCAGCGTGCAGCAGACCTCCATCCCCAGTCCGGCGACCCCTCGGACCATCTCCAGGACGGAATCAAACTCGGGCCCCTCCCGGACCTCCCGCCACGCCGCGCCCATGCAGAATCGCGTCGAACCCCCCTCCTTGGCCGCCCGGGCATTCTTCAAGACCTCCGTCAGGGACAGCAAGGCCTCCTTTTGGAGACCGGTCTTGTGATGGGCCGACTGGGGGCAATAGCCGCAGTCTTCCGGGCAGGCCCCGGTCTTGATGGAGAGGAGGGTGGATTTCTGGACCTCGCCGGGCCTAAAGTGCGCGCGATGAACGGTCTGCGCCCGGTAGATCAATTCCAGGAAAGGTTGATCGTAGATGGCATCCACTTCCTCGACGATCCAATCGTGGCGCAACATATTGGGACAATCCTCGAGAAAGACGCCTAGGATGTTGTGACCTTTTTTTCCATGGGATTCTTTGACGACGAAATCGCCGCTCTGAAAGAGAAGGGCTTGTTCCGGGCCCTTCCCCGGACCCATCCGATGACGGATGGACCCGTGCTCAACTTTTGCTC
This portion of the bacterium genome encodes:
- the prfA gene encoding peptide chain release factor 1 codes for the protein MFSKLDDLERKFEDLSHRITDPSVISNNALYQRLTRERAGLISLVETYGRYKKILEEIDGNKHLINESDDEIRKMAKEELVRLEPEKDRLEQELKILLLPKDPNDEKNIFLEIRAGTGGDEAALFASDLFRMYQRYAETKGWRVEIMDSSPSDLGGFKEIIAQISGQNVYSNLKYEAGTHRVQRVPQTEQQGRIHTSAVTVAVIPEAEDVDVQVNESDIQTDVFRASGPGGQGVNTTDSAVRLTHKPSGLVVVCRDERSQIKNKAKAMKILKSRLYEVELEKRDAAERATRKAMVGSGDRSEKIRTYNFPQNRMTDHRIGLTLHQLDAVMDGKIEDVISALRTHYQTEALKASTNG
- the rpmE gene encoding 50S ribosomal protein L31, producing MKAKIHPKNHAVKIVCACGHVFDTISTTTDLSISICSHCHPFYTGKQKLVDTAGRVERFQKRYAKKS
- the bioB gene encoding biotin synthase BioB; amino-acid sequence: MLRHDWIVEEVDAIYDQPFLELIYRAQTVHRAHFRPGEVQKSTLLSIKTGACPEDCGYCPQSAHHKTGLQKEALLSLTEVLKNARAAKEGGSTRFCMGAAWREVREGPEFDSVLEMVRGVAGLGMEVCCTLGMLTQDQAQRLSQAGLTAYNHNLDTSPEFYGKVITTRTYDDRLRTLENVRAAGIQVCCGGIIGLGESRKDRIRLLQILATQDPHPESVPINKLVRVEGTPLAEETEIETLEFIRTIATARILMPHSLVRLSAGRTSLSDEAQALAYLAGANSIFAGEKLLTTPNPAWDDDQALFARLGLKEMRPPRLG